In one window of Nicotiana tabacum cultivar K326 chromosome 12, ASM71507v2, whole genome shotgun sequence DNA:
- the LOC107789751 gene encoding uncharacterized protein LOC107789751 — protein MSNLSKLEFMTFDISGNNYLPWVLDAEIHLDAKGIGDTIKEGNEASSQDKAKAMIFLRHHLDEGLKSEYLTLKNPFQLWTSLKERYDHLKATVLPRTRRECMHLWLQDYKTISENNSAVYRIISQLKLCGKPMNDEDMPEKTLSTFHASNMVLQQQYREKGFKKYSELISCLLVAEQHNALLMKNYEARPTGSTPFPEANLGTIDPKSEKRQNNYRGRINICGCGKG, from the coding sequence ATGTCGAATTTGTCAAAGCTTGAATTTATGACATTTGACATCTCTGGGAATAACTATTTGCCATGGgtacttgatgctgaaattcaccttgatgCTAAAGGTATTGGTGACACTATTAaagaaggaaatgaagcatcaagtCAGGATAAGGCGAAAGCCATGATTTTTCTTCGCCATCATCTCGATGAAGGGTTAAAAAGTGAATATTTAACCTTGAAAAATCCATTTCAATTATGGACTAGTTTGAAGGaacgatatgaccacctaaaggCCACGGTATTGCCAAGAACTCGTCGTGAGTGTATGCACTTATGGCTACAAGATTATAAGACCATAAGTGAAAATAATTCTGCTGTATATAGAATAATTTCCCAACTAAAATTATGTGGGAAACCTATGAATGATGAGGACATGCCGGAAAAGACTCTttccacttttcatgcctcaaatATGGTGTTACAGCAGCAATACCGTGAAAAGggctttaagaaatattctgagttaatttcATGCCTTTTGGTGGCTGAACAACATAATGCCCTtttaatgaaaaattatgaagCCCGTCCCACTGGATCAACTCCATTTCCAGAAGCGAATCTGGGAACGATAGATCCAAAGTCTGaaaaaagacaaaataattaTCGTGGCCGTATAAATATATGTGGGTGTGGCAAGGGGTGA